The nucleotide sequence TTCCTGTCGACAGAAACTCCCGCAACCTCATCAAAGGGCTGATTTCTTCCGCGGCCGTAGTCTGGACTTACCGCAGCTTCTACGGGCGCATCGAGCGCCGGGCCGTTACGGAACTGTCGCTGAGCCGCTGGGGCAGGACTATTGGCACCGGACTGGCACTGGGCGCGGCTCTGCAAGGTCTGACTATCCTGGTCGTTGCGTTGCTTGGCAAGGTGCAGGTGGTAGCCGTGAAGCCGGCGGCCAGCGTACTGATTCCCCTGTCAGTGGCTTTCTCGGTGGCTATTTTTGAGGAAGTGCTGCTGCGCGGTATCCTGTTCAGAATTGCGGAAGAAAAGCTGGGCAGCTACTGGGCCCTGGCCATTTCAGCACTCGTTTTCGGACTGCTGCACCTGGCCAATCCGGGCAGTACGCTGTTGTCGGGACTGTGTGTGGTGGTGGCCGGGGCGGTGTTCGGCTTAGCCTACGTGGCTACCCGCAACCTATGGTTCCCAATTGCCATTCACTTCGCCTGGAATTTTGTGCAGTCAGGCATTTTTGGGGCCGTGACTTCCGGCAATGAAAAAACCAGCAGCCTGCTCACCACGAACCTCATGGGGCATCCGCTGCTAACCGGGGGCGCGTTTGGGCCGGAGGCCAGCTTCCAGGCCGTGTTGCTGCTGCTACTGGCCGCCGCGCTGCTGCAGCAAAAAGCCAAACGCAACCTGATTATTCCACGCCGGAACCACAAGCCCGCTGCCTCCGCCGAGGTTGTGTTGGCAGGGTAGCTCAGTCCGGTTTCTGCGGCTCGTATGATAGCATAAAAAAAGCCCTGTCGACGCCGGCAGAGCTTTTTTTGTGAGGCGGATGACAAGTTATTTCACTGCCGGCACTTTCTTAAACTGCCGCGCCTTGCCGGGCAGCGTTTTCTCCCGTTCCTGGCCCAGCGCCGCAACTGGCTCGGGTACCCAGTGGTGACGGCCGCCGGCGCGCTCAACGAACCGGTGCGTGGCGGCTACACCAGTGGGCTACTCTACGTTTCCAAAGCACCTGATGCTTCCACCAGTACGGCTCGTGGCCAGAACCCACAAAATCTTGCCGCTGCTTGGGGCCGGCCAGTGCCGCGAAAATGGCGTCGGTTTCCGGGCGGGTCACGCGCGGGTCGGCGGTGCCCCAGAGCAGCAGGGTGGGCGTGCTGACTTGGGCGGCGTAGCGCGTGGCGTCGAGGTCGAAAGCCCAGAAGTTGTTGGCCAGGCCACCCCACAGCACCAGCAAGTTGGCCATCGGGAAGGGCGGCACGTGCATGGAGCGGAAGCGGCTTTGCGCGGTCTGCAGCATCGAGCCGTAGGGGCACTCCAGGATATTGGCGGCGGGCCGGACGCCCAACTCAGCTTCGGCGCGCAGCGTGGCCACGGCCCCCATGGAGTTGGCGTAGATGAACACCGGGCCGGGTTGCTGCTGCAGCCAGCGCACGGCCGTGGCTACGTCGGCGGCTTCGTGGTGGCCCACGGTGCAGACGTTGCCCGCTGAGCCGCCGTTGCCGGCAAAGTCGGTGAGCAGCACGTTGTAGCCGAGGCTACGGAAGTAGCCGGCTTCGGTCAGGAGTTTGCTTTTGCAACTGGTATAGCCGTGAAACAGGGCCACGGTGCCGCGCGCCCGGGGCACCGTGGCGTACCAGGTTTCCAGCCACCCGTTAGGGCTGCTGAGGTACACCGTGCGGTATGGGAAAGCCGGCCGCTGCTGGTTGACAGGCTTGGGGTTTTTGATACCCGTGAGCAGAATGCCCACTTTCTGCAGCGCCGTCAGCTGCTCCGGGTTATCGGTGTGGGAGCCGGCTTCAGTGGTAAAATGCGTGAAGCGCCAGGCGTGGAAGAACGCCACGGCGTTTAGGGATAGGGCTGCCAGCAAGAGACAGACGAGGAGCCGTTTTAGGATAGGGGGCATGTATAAAGCTAGCTTTAGCGCTAATAGCACGCTCGGTAAGGAGTGTCGGCTACTAGCCGCGGCTGCTACGGCCGCCACCGGCCGAACCGGGCTTGCGCCCCACCGTGCCCCGCCCCGCCGATTTTGGGCCGGGCTTGCTGCCGGTTTTGCCGGGCGAGGCGTTTTTGGGCTTGCCGTTGGAGGGCTTGGCGCTGAACGTGCCCGGCCGGCCGGCCCCGCGACCATCGGCGCCGCCGGGTTTGGCACCGCTCTGGCCGCCAAACCCGCCCCGGTTGTAGCCGCCGGCGCTGTTCTGGCCGGTTTTGCTGTTGGCCGGGCGCACGCCGCCGGGCCAGTATTCCGAGGTTTTGGTGGTGGGCTTGTAGGTGCCGGCGGCGGCCGTCTGGGCGGCCATGTCTTCACGCAGGGCCTGCACTTCCACTTCGGTCAACTCGCGCCACTGGCCGGGCTGCAGCTCCGCTACGGCCAGATCGGCGATGCTGGAGCGCACGAGGCGCAGAGTGGGGAAGCCCACGGCGGCCGTCATCTTGCGCACCTGCCGGTTCATGCCCTGCGAAATCCGGATTTGTACCCAGCTGGTGGGAATGGCGGCCCGAAAGCGCACCGGCTTGCTGCGTTCCCACAGCTCGGGCGCCTCCGGCAGCAACGCCACCTCGGCCGGGCTGGTGTAGCCGGTTTTCAGGTCGACGCCGCGGCGCAGGTTTTCCAGCGCGGCCTCGGTCGGAATGCCTTCCACCTGCGCCCAGTACGTTTTCGGCACCTTGAAGCGCGGCTCCGACAGGCGGTGTTGCAACTGCTTATCGTCAGTGAGCAGCACGAGGCCCTCGGAATCGTAGTCCAGCCGGCCTACCGGATAAATGTCGGGTACGGCCACGAAATCCTTAAGCGTTTTGCGCCCGGCTTCGTCGGTGAACTGAGTGAGGACTTCGTAGGGCTTGTTGAGCAGAATGTAACGCATGGCGCAAAGGTACCACGCATTATTGCGTCAGAGTATGTGCCGGCTATAGAACAATGTAGAGACGCGACACTTCGCGTCTCGTCGTTGGGGATGTTGTTCAGTAAGCGAGGGGCCTAGACCGTTCAACGACGAGACGCAAAATATTGCGCCTCTACGCCGTTCAAAACATTACACGCCACCCGAATACTTGCGGGTGGCCCATTCCAGCGTGGCCAGCGCCAGCAGCACAAAAAACAGCCACTTCAGGTTGATCAAGTCCTTTAAATCCTCCTGCGAGTAGATGACGGGCTTGTAGTCGGCCTTCAGAATATCATCCGTCAGCTGCTGGAGCTGCTGGGGGAAGTAGAGGCGGGAGTTGCTGCGGCGGGCCAGCTGGTAGAGCAGGTTGTGGTCGGCGCGGCTTTGCAGGGCTTCGAGCTGCTGCTCCTGCACCAGCACCTCGCCGCGGTCCTGCTGCGGCTGGCCCGAGAGGGTGGCGCGGGCCACGTAGCGGTAGAGGCCGCCGGGCAGCACGCCCAGGTGCAGCGGGGCGCCGTCTTCGGTGGTGGTGTAGGTGAAAGTGCGGGTTTTCTGCTGCTCGTCGGTGAGCGTGAGCGTGATTTGCTGGCCGTAGATGCGCTCGAAGATGGTGTTGTATGTTTCGGCCGTAAAGGTCACGTCGTCCTGCGAGTTGAAGGCGTCTTGGGTGGGGTACACGTCGAGGCGCTTCTTGTTGGCGTTCTGGGTGAGCAGCTGCAGCGTGCGGTTCACCAGCCGGTCGTAGGCTTCGGGCCGGTCATCGTGCTCCACGGCTTCCTGCAGGCGCCACTGCCAGCTGCCCTCGGTGAGCAGGGTGGCCTGGCGCTGCTGCGGAGTGCCTCCGAAGACCAGCAGCGGCTTCTGGGTGCGCACTCGGCCCACCTGCTGCCAGAGCGCGGCTTCGGCGCCGCCGCCCAGCCGGTAGTCGCCGAACGGCACCGGGGCGGGCGGGTAGGCGGCAAAGCGGCGCAGAGCATCTTCCTCGAAGGTGAAGCGCGAGAAAGCTGGGTTGAGCGTGGGCGTCACGTCGTCCGTCTGGGAGCCGCGGGGCTGCACCGTGAGGCCGGTGCCGAGGGCGTTGTAGGCCCCAAAATCAGACTGCGCGCCCAGCACGTACAAGGCCGGAATGCGGCGGCGGCGCACCTCGGCCAGCACCTCAGCCCCCACGCCGGAGCGGGCCGGGAGCTGGTGCAGAATGGCCACATCATAGTCCTGGCCGGCTTTCAGGGGGCTAATGCCGGGCAGGTAGGAGACAAGGTCGAAGTTGTCATTGCCCTGGATGGCGGCGCGCAGGGCCTTGAGGTCGGGGTGGGGGGCGGCACCGGCCAGCAGCACCCGCAGCTTGCCTTTCACCACCTCGATGTAGGCAAACTTGCTGTTGTTGAGGGCCGTGAATTCGCCGGCCTGGCGCTCCACCACCACCTCGTAGCGGCGCTTGCCGGGGGCGGGAGCCACCACCGTGAAGGCCACCTTGGTACGCCGCTGGCCCGCGGGCAGCGCCACGCGCCGGGTCTGGAGCACGCGGCCGTTTTCGCGCAGCTGCACTACCGCCGCACCGCCCGCAAAGCCGTCGTAGGTGAGGTCGGCTTCGAGGGGGAAGCGGTTGCCGCTGAATGCCACCCGGTTGTAGGTGAGGGCGGGCAGGCTGAGGTCTTTTTTCGGCACCGTGTCGCCGAGGGCTAGGCTGTAAATCGGGAACCGGAACTCCGCGAAAGTAGGCGACTGGCCCTGGTTCACGATGCCGTCGGAGGCCAGCACCACGCCGGCCAGGTTGCGGCCATCGTAGCTTTCCTGGATTCCACTGAGCAGGGCGTTGAGGTCGGTGGCCGGAGCCGTGAAGCGCAGCGAATCGGCAGCTAGTGCCGGGCCGGCCAGCGGGCGGGTTTCCACCGTGAAGCCCTTGGCCTGCAGGGCAGCGGCCAGCTCACGCAGCCCGCCGGTGGCCTGGCTCAGCACCGGCCGGGGCGTGAACAGCGCCACCGACTGCGAGTTGTCGACGGCCAGCACGATGGTGGGTTTCTCGGTGGTGGTGGTCGTAGTGTTGAGGAAGGGCGAGAGCAGCAGGAAGCTCAGGAAGCTCACCACCACAAAGCGCAGCGCCGCCAGCCCGTAGTTCAGGCGGCGGCTCCAGGGGGCCTTGGCCGAATAGAGCAGCGCCGCATAGGCCGCGCCCGCCAGCAGGCACGGCAAAATCAACCAGGGAGAAGCAGCTATAGAAATCAAAAGACGGAAATAGCGGGTGAGCAGGCTAAGAACCCCGGTAAGCGCCACAGAGTTGCGTAGCGCGCCAAGGCCGGGTAGCGAAGGTAGCAGGTTGCGGGGGGAGGGATTGGAATTATATGTGAGCTTTATGTGAGCTTTGTAGCTAGACCTGCTTATTCCTTTGCTATGGGTATTGCTTTAAAAATTCTGATCGGTGTCGGTGTGGGTATAGCAGTCATAGTCGCCGCATACGTAGGCTATATTTTGCTGATTGCAAACGCGTTTGGCGTATTTGACAAGGACTACACTCGCCAGGAACTTGTAAGCGGTTATGCGGAACACCGTAAGGCCATACAAACTGTGATTCGCTATTACTCGGCCATGATCCCGGCTGGCAAGCAAGTGGAAGTTGAGTTTGAGGGCACTGCCATCGACCGGATAATCCTACGGGAAGGACCTGAGCGAAACCCTACCTATACCTATGCTTGGGCCAGTTCATCCAAACCTCAACTCGACAGCTTGGTCGCCAGTCTGGGTTGGAGCGAGGCTACTATTCAGCAGCTTCAAGAAAAGCTGGGGGCCGCCGACTGTATTTCCATCCAGAACGGTGAGCCTGCCGTTTTGGGCTTCAAGAGAAGTGGTATGGGTATGTACTCGTTCAATGTTTTTAGCAGGCCAATTGCGGACAGCCTTCGGGAACAATACGCACGCGGTTGCACCCACATCATTCAGTCCGATGAATTAGTGCTGGAATATGGTGGCGGTGCTATTGGCCCTCAATGCTTTCCGGATGGCTACTAGTTATACACCAATCACTGCGCACAGCCGCGCAATTTCCAGCTCCTCGTTGGTGGGCACTACCAGCACCCGCACCCGGCTGCCGGGTGCCGATAAGTCGCGGGTGCCGGGGGCGCGGCGGGCGTTTTCGGTTTCATCGAGTTGGATGCCCAGGAAATCCAGGTTTGCGCACACCAGCTGGCGCACCAGCGCGTCGTTTTCGCCCACGCCGCCCGTGAACACCACGGCATCGGCCCCGTTGAGGACGGCCAGGAAGCTGCCGAGGTATTTCTTGATGCGGTGGGCATAGAGGTCGTAGGCGAGGCGGGCGCGCGGGTCGCCTTCGTTGAGCAGGCGCGTGATGTCGCGCATGTCGCTGTGGCCGGTGAGGCCGAGCATGCCGCTTTCCTTGTTGAGCAGGTTCTTCACGTCGTCGAGCGAGTAGCCCAACTGCTCTACCAGGTGGAAAATGACGGCCTGATCGGTGTCGCCGGCGCGGGTGCCCATCACCAGCCCGTTCATGGGGCCGAAGCCCATGCTGGTATCCACGGCGCGGCCGGCCACGGTGGCGGCCATGCTGCAGCCGTTGCCCAGGTGCACTGTAATCACGCGGGCGTCGGGCTGGCCCAGGTAGCGCAGGGTTTCGCGGCTCACAAACTGGTGGCTGGTGCCGTGGAAGCCGTAGGCGCGCAGCCCGTGCCGGGTGTACAGCTCCTCGGGCAGCGCGAAGCGGTAGGCGTGGGGCGGGAGCGTGCTATGAAACGCCGTGTCGAACACCGCCACTTGCCGGGCCTGCGGAAACAGCTGCTCGGCCACCTCCATGCCCAGCAGGTTGGCCGGGTTGTGCAGCGGGGCCAGCGGAAACAGCTCCCGGATGCGGGCCTTCACTTCCGGCGTTACCAGCGTTGGCTCCCGGAATTCCTCACCGCCGTGCACGGCCCGGTGGCCCACCAGCTGCACATCGGCGGGGTTTTGCAGCACGCCGGTGGCGGGGTCGGTGAGCAGGCGCATGGCATGTTCCAGGCCGGTGCGGTGGTCGGGGATGGGCAGGGTGTGGCGCTCGGTGTGCTCCTGGCCGTCGGGTTGTAGGGTGGTGTGCGTGAGCTGGCCATCGGGCAGGCCGATGCGCTCCACCAGCCCGCGGGCCAGCGGCTGCTCCTGCGGCCAGCGAAACAGTTGGTACTTCAGTGAGCTGCTGCCGGAGTTGATGACGAAGATGTGCATAGAGAGATAATGAGCAGATCGTGCTGTATTAAGCCAATACCGTTCCTGCCGGTGTAGAGACGCGTACTCGCGTCTCGTCGTTGCTGACGTTGTTTCACTGGCACAGTTTGGCTCAGTTCCGGCCGTTCAACGACGAGACGCGAATACGCGTCTCTACACCCAGGCAGACAGGAAGTCTGCGCTACTGCGCAACCTCCTTCTTGGCCGGCATCAGCTTCTTTACCAGCCGTACTACCTGGTCAACCACGAAGCCAATCACCAGACCGCCTAGGCCGCAGGCCACTACTTTGGCCAGCCAGGCCACGGCGGGCATGGAGGCCAGGGCTACTTCTAGGTCGTGCAGCAGATGGGCGGTGAAGGGGATGCCGTGGGCAATGATTTCGGCACCCACCCACAGCATGGCGGCGGTGCCCACGTAGCTCAGGATGCTGAGAAACTTCGGCATGAACTTCACGAGGCCGCGGCCGAAGCTCTTGGTGGCCGCGCTGTTGTCGCCCTCGGCCAGGTGCAGGCCGATGTCGTCGGCTTTCACAATCAGCCCTACGAAGCCGTACACGGCCACCGTGATGAACACCGCCACGGCCAGCATCACCACAATCTGGTTCACGATGGGCTGGTCGGTTACCTGGCTGTAGGCAATGGCCATGATTTCAGCCGACAAGATGATGTCGGTGCGGACGGCACCGGCCACGCGCTGCTTTTCCAGCTCCTCCGGCGTAATGGTTTCCAGCTGCTCGGTTTCCGCGTGGGCCTCGGGGTGCTGGCTGAACATGGAGTGCACCTTCTCGTAGCCCTCGTAGCACAGGTAAGCCCCGCCCAGCATCAGGATGGGCGTGATGGCCCAGGGCGCGAAGTAGCCAAGCACCAGCGCCGCCGGGGTCAGAATCAACAGCTTGTTGAACAGCGACTTTTTGGCAATCTGGAAGATGATGGACAGCTCCCGGCTGGGGTCGAGGCCGACCACGTATTTGGGCGTCACGGCCGTATCGTCAATCACGATGCCCGACACCTTGCCGGTGGTTTTAGCCACCTGCGCCGGCACATCGTCCAGGCTGGCGGCACTGACTTTCACTAAAGCCGAAATATCATCTAGTAATGCAAAAAGTCCGGAGGCCATGTAGGTTGTTTGGGTGAAAAAAGCAGAGTTAAAAGCGTGCAGCCGGCCCGCGTGCCCGGGTTATCGGGCGGCAGGCCGCTGCAAAGGTATCCGGAGCAGCTGTACGTTGGCTACAGGCCCGGAGCCGAAGCTCGGCAGGCCAGCCGGTACGTAACGACCGTAGGGGTGCGACATGCTATTACGGTTTTCCCGCAAAAAAGACGAGTGGCGTGGGTAGCTGATGGTAGGTGCCGGTAATCTTATTACTCTGGGATCGTTCGGCCGCATCAGCATCAAAACCATTGATATTTGGCCCTGTGTAGCGCGACGCAGTCGATCTGCTTCTATTCTCGATAGCCAAGGTTGTGCGGACTGAGTTTCGGAAATAAGCTTAACGTCGGTGCTGTTGCTGAAAGATTGCTGCATACACAGCGTATATTGCCAAAAATCAAACGTCCTCGCTACTTTCGGCAACAAGGGTATTGTGCGTCGTTTTATAAAAAAAACAGACACTTAAAAATATGAACAAAATAAAAATTGTAATAATCATGGCAGGGCTTTTTTCTTGGTTTACAGGTTGCAAAGAACAGTCTGACGAACAAGATTTTCAAGATGATAAATTTAAAGTAGGGCAAATATGGAAATATGATACTCGATTAGGAGAAGAAAATTCAGTAATCAAAATTTTGAAGGTTGAAAAATATGATAGTTCGGGAATTGTTATTCATATCTATGTTAACGGGCTTAAAGTGAAAAATCCACATAATCCAACAGGTTTTTCAGACGAAATCGGACACTTGCCTTTATCTAAAGATGCCCTTTTGAGAAGTGTAACAACGCTTGTTTCTGAATGCAATAAATTGCCTGACTATAAAGGGGGATATAGTACTTGGAAAGAAGTGTTTGATAATAATAAAGGTGGAATATTTTCTATTGCTGTTAAAGACGCTGTGAAATATGTTGAGGAAGCAATGATTGATGCAACAAAAATTTAAAGAACAAAACACGAATGCATAATAAGCGTTTGGCGAAATTGGGGCGACAGTGCTGAATTAAATATTTGTGCTTCTAAGTCCCCACCTTCACCAAGACCCAAAAATAAAAAAGGCCCCGTTGCTTCACCTGAAGCAACGGGGCCTTTTTGCGGCTGCCGAAACTAGCCCTGCGCCTGAATGGCCGTCAGCAGCACCGTGTTGTAGATGTCGTCGACGGTGCAGCCACGGCTCAGGTCGTTGACGGGTTTGTTCAGGCCCTGCAGCATCGGGCCGATAGCCAGGGCGCCGGTTTCGCGCTGCACGGCTTTGTAGGTGTTGTTGCCGGTGTTCAGGTCGGGGAAGATGAGCACGCTGGCCTGGCCGGCTACCGGCGAGCCGGGTAGCTTCTGCTGGCCCACGGCGGGGTCCACGGCGGCATCGTACTGGATGGGGCCTTCCACCAGCAAATCGGGGCGGAGCTGGCGCACGAGCTGGGTGGCCTGGCGCACCTTGTCCACGTCGGCGCCCTCGCCGGAGGTGCCGGAGGAGTAGGACAGCATGGCCACCCGCGGCTCGATGCCGAAGCGCCGGGAGCTGTCGGCCGAGGAAATGGCAATTTCGGCCAGCTGCTCGGCGGTGGGGTTGGGGTTCACGGCGCAGTCGCCAAACACGGCCACCCGATCCGGCAGACACATAAAGAACACCGACGACACCACCGACACGCCCGGCCGCGTCTTGATAAACTGCAGCGCCGGCCGAATGGTGTGCTGCGTGGTGTGCACCGCCCCCGACACCATACCGTCGGCCAGGCCCTTGTACACCATCATCGAGCCGAAGTACGACACGTCGGTCATCAGGTCGCGGGCCATTTCCAGGGTCACGCCCTTGCTGCGGCGCAGCTCGAACAGGGTTTCGGCGAAGTCCTGGAACAGTGCGGAATGTTGCGGGTCGAGCAGCTGCACGCGCTGCGGGTCCAGGGGGCGGCCGAGGCGCTTGGCAGCGGCCAGAATCTGGGTCGGGTCGCCGAGGATGGTGAGGCTCACCACGTCCTGCTCCAGCAGGCGGGCCGCCGCGCGTAGCACCCGGTCGTCGTTGCCTTCGGGCAATACAATGTGCTTGCGCTGACTGCGCGCCCATTGCAGCAGCTGGTACTGGAACATGTGCGGCGTGAGGCCGCGCGGCGCAAACGTGCTGAGCTGCTCCAGCAGGCGCGGCGCATCGAGGTGGCGCTCAAACGTCTGGATGGCTAGCCGGATTTTCTTGGTTTGCTGTGGCCCGATGCGCGCCTGAATATTGCCGATGCGGGTGGTGGTCTGGAACGTGCCCGACTCCACCAGCAGCATCGGCACGGCCACGGGCAAACCCTCAATCAGGCGCAGCACCGAGTCTTCGGGCCGGTAGCCGCTGGTGAGCACCAGCCCCGCTACGCGCGGGTAGCTGGCCGACATATTGGCCTGCAAGGCACTTAAAATAAGGTCGGCCCGGTCGCCGGGCGTGATGATGAGCACGTTTTCCTCGAGGCGCAGCAAAAAGTTGGGCACCTGCATCGAGCCGTTGATGAAGTGGTCGACGGGGTTGGTAAGCTGGTCGGCCCCGAACAGCAGCTCGCCGCCCAACTGGTCGTGGATTTCCTGCATGGTGGGGCTGCGCAGGGCCGGGCTTTCCGGAATGAGGGCCAGCTGGGTTTCGGGCGGCAGCTGGTCGCGCAGTAGGGTGCGTACCTCGTCCAGCTGCGCCGGGGCCACGCGGTTGAGCACCAAAGCCAGCACCTGCACCTCGCTTTCCAGTGCGTCGCGCCGGATGGACAGGGCGGCGTTGACGAGCTGCTCAACGGTTTTGTCGAGGCCTGAAATCAGCAGTACCACCGGCACGCTCAGGTTGCGGGCCACCTGCCAGTTGAGGTCCAGCTCCAGTGCCAGGCTGCTGCCCACGAAGTCGGTGCCTTCCACCACCACAAAATCGTGGGCGGCTTCCAGCTGCTTGAAGCGGTGGATGATGGTGTCGAGCAGCTCGCCAGCGCGGCCGGCCTCCACCATGCGCAGCGCCTCCTGGCCGGTGTAGGCGTAGGTGTCGGGGTAGGCGAGGGGCAGCTGGAAGTGCTGTAGCACCGTCTGGATGTGGTAGTCGGGCTGGCCGTCGGCGAGGGGCGTGATGATGGGCTTGAAGTAGCCCACCCGCTGCGCCTGCCCCAGCAGCAGGTGCACCAGCCCCAGCGTCACAACGGATTTGCCGCTGTACGGCTCGGCAGTGGCAATGAAAACGGCTTTGCTCATAAGTAAGTCGGAGGTAGTCAGAAGCCCTTACGGATGCGGCGCAAGGTAGGGCGAGCGGCGCAGAGAATCCCGCCGTGAAGCGGCAGCTACCCGCATTGCTTACCTTGACGCCTGCTATCCTTCTACGATAAAACAGCTAAGCCGCTATGGGGGCACTATCCAGACGTTCCGCCACAAGGGTATGGTTGATTGGCGCAGCCCTGGCGGGTCTGCTAACCGCTTGCACATCCAACAACAAGCTCACTCCTGCAAGCAGCGCCCCAGCGCCTTACGCCGAGGCAAAGCTCCGTGGCTGCCTGCCCGAGCGCTGGACGGTGCAGAAAGTAGCGGCCGACAGCAACAAAATTGCCCTGGCGCACATCGGCAAAGCAGACTTTGAGCTGCATTTCGAGGCGCAGTATTCG is from Hymenobacter yonginensis and encodes:
- a CDS encoding CPBP family intramembrane glutamic endopeptidase — its product is MVFILAQQLAANLFDVFPVDRNSRNLIKGLISSAAVVWTYRSFYGRIERRAVTELSLSRWGRTIGTGLALGAALQGLTILVVALLGKVQVVAVKPAASVLIPLSVAFSVAIFEEVLLRGILFRIAEEKLGSYWALAISALVFGLLHLANPGSTLLSGLCVVVAGAVFGLAYVATRNLWFPIAIHFAWNFVQSGIFGAVTSGNEKTSSLLTTNLMGHPLLTGGAFGPEASFQAVLLLLLAAALLQQKAKRNLIIPRRNHKPAASAEVVLAG
- a CDS encoding alpha/beta hydrolase; translated protein: MLAALSLNAVAFFHAWRFTHFTTEAGSHTDNPEQLTALQKVGILLTGIKNPKPVNQQRPAFPYRTVYLSSPNGWLETWYATVPRARGTVALFHGYTSCKSKLLTEAGYFRSLGYNVLLTDFAGNGGSAGNVCTVGHHEAADVATAVRWLQQQPGPVFIYANSMGAVATLRAEAELGVRPAANILECPYGSMLQTAQSRFRSMHVPPFPMANLLVLWGGLANNFWAFDLDATRYAAQVSTPTLLLWGTADPRVTRPETDAIFAALAGPKQRQDFVGSGHEPYWWKHQVLWKRRVAHWCSRHAPVR
- a CDS encoding pseudouridine synthase, with the protein product MRYILLNKPYEVLTQFTDEAGRKTLKDFVAVPDIYPVGRLDYDSEGLVLLTDDKQLQHRLSEPRFKVPKTYWAQVEGIPTEAALENLRRGVDLKTGYTSPAEVALLPEAPELWERSKPVRFRAAIPTSWVQIRISQGMNRQVRKMTAAVGFPTLRLVRSSIADLAVAELQPGQWRELTEVEVQALREDMAAQTAAAGTYKPTTKTSEYWPGGVRPANSKTGQNSAGGYNRGGFGGQSGAKPGGADGRGAGRPGTFSAKPSNGKPKNASPGKTGSKPGPKSAGRGTVGRKPGSAGGGRSSRG
- a CDS encoding VWA domain-containing protein codes for the protein MPCLLAGAAYAALLYSAKAPWSRRLNYGLAALRFVVVSFLSFLLLSPFLNTTTTTTEKPTIVLAVDNSQSVALFTPRPVLSQATGGLRELAAALQAKGFTVETRPLAGPALAADSLRFTAPATDLNALLSGIQESYDGRNLAGVVLASDGIVNQGQSPTFAEFRFPIYSLALGDTVPKKDLSLPALTYNRVAFSGNRFPLEADLTYDGFAGGAAVVQLRENGRVLQTRRVALPAGQRRTKVAFTVVAPAPGKRRYEVVVERQAGEFTALNNSKFAYIEVVKGKLRVLLAGAAPHPDLKALRAAIQGNDNFDLVSYLPGISPLKAGQDYDVAILHQLPARSGVGAEVLAEVRRRRIPALYVLGAQSDFGAYNALGTGLTVQPRGSQTDDVTPTLNPAFSRFTFEEDALRRFAAYPPAPVPFGDYRLGGGAEAALWQQVGRVRTQKPLLVFGGTPQQRQATLLTEGSWQWRLQEAVEHDDRPEAYDRLVNRTLQLLTQNANKKRLDVYPTQDAFNSQDDVTFTAETYNTIFERIYGQQITLTLTDEQQKTRTFTYTTTEDGAPLHLGVLPGGLYRYVARATLSGQPQQDRGEVLVQEQQLEALQSRADHNLLYQLARRSNSRLYFPQQLQQLTDDILKADYKPVIYSQEDLKDLINLKWLFFVLLALATLEWATRKYSGGV
- a CDS encoding acetate/propionate family kinase, which produces MHIFVINSGSSSLKYQLFRWPQEQPLARGLVERIGLPDGQLTHTTLQPDGQEHTERHTLPIPDHRTGLEHAMRLLTDPATGVLQNPADVQLVGHRAVHGGEEFREPTLVTPEVKARIRELFPLAPLHNPANLLGMEVAEQLFPQARQVAVFDTAFHSTLPPHAYRFALPEELYTRHGLRAYGFHGTSHQFVSRETLRYLGQPDARVITVHLGNGCSMAATVAGRAVDTSMGFGPMNGLVMGTRAGDTDQAVIFHLVEQLGYSLDDVKNLLNKESGMLGLTGHSDMRDITRLLNEGDPRARLAYDLYAHRIKKYLGSFLAVLNGADAVVFTGGVGENDALVRQLVCANLDFLGIQLDETENARRAPGTRDLSAPGSRVRVLVVPTNEELEIARLCAVIGV
- a CDS encoding DUF808 domain-containing protein, giving the protein MASGLFALLDDISALVKVSAASLDDVPAQVAKTTGKVSGIVIDDTAVTPKYVVGLDPSRELSIIFQIAKKSLFNKLLILTPAALVLGYFAPWAITPILMLGGAYLCYEGYEKVHSMFSQHPEAHAETEQLETITPEELEKQRVAGAVRTDIILSAEIMAIAYSQVTDQPIVNQIVVMLAVAVFITVAVYGFVGLIVKADDIGLHLAEGDNSAATKSFGRGLVKFMPKFLSILSYVGTAAMLWVGAEIIAHGIPFTAHLLHDLEVALASMPAVAWLAKVVACGLGGLVIGFVVDQVVRLVKKLMPAKKEVAQ
- the pta gene encoding phosphate acetyltransferase yields the protein MSKAVFIATAEPYSGKSVVTLGLVHLLLGQAQRVGYFKPIITPLADGQPDYHIQTVLQHFQLPLAYPDTYAYTGQEALRMVEAGRAGELLDTIIHRFKQLEAAHDFVVVEGTDFVGSSLALELDLNWQVARNLSVPVVLLISGLDKTVEQLVNAALSIRRDALESEVQVLALVLNRVAPAQLDEVRTLLRDQLPPETQLALIPESPALRSPTMQEIHDQLGGELLFGADQLTNPVDHFINGSMQVPNFLLRLEENVLIITPGDRADLILSALQANMSASYPRVAGLVLTSGYRPEDSVLRLIEGLPVAVPMLLVESGTFQTTTRIGNIQARIGPQQTKKIRLAIQTFERHLDAPRLLEQLSTFAPRGLTPHMFQYQLLQWARSQRKHIVLPEGNDDRVLRAAARLLEQDVVSLTILGDPTQILAAAKRLGRPLDPQRVQLLDPQHSALFQDFAETLFELRRSKGVTLEMARDLMTDVSYFGSMMVYKGLADGMVSGAVHTTQHTIRPALQFIKTRPGVSVVSSVFFMCLPDRVAVFGDCAVNPNPTAEQLAEIAISSADSSRRFGIEPRVAMLSYSSGTSGEGADVDKVRQATQLVRQLRPDLLVEGPIQYDAAVDPAVGQQKLPGSPVAGQASVLIFPDLNTGNNTYKAVQRETGALAIGPMLQGLNKPVNDLSRGCTVDDIYNTVLLTAIQAQG